A window of the Pseudobacteriovorax antillogorgiicola genome harbors these coding sequences:
- a CDS encoding ABC transporter substrate-binding protein, with protein sequence MTHRILLSIALLLPMILEAKTLNIAMKQHMQSFYPIQQSPGDSNFIRNLVVPPIIAINQNQQWTCIICSHLPKLSNQGVEVFEEPDENGFIMVSHWQISRRYQWDDGKPLSGFDVKFTIEHMKKQGHHFPELKITINHKNPRKFSMWMKEARPDFYQTLAISLLPHQKAQLLKAISRNPKQANQQISLSQGLSYGPYRLEQDSKTMTLRENRYYQGLKNDFKSIHITFVNSAKDLFRALKSGAIDMVADGELDYDDIKPLLSDNKIKSQWKLAHSLSPTTDILYFNLRNPYLADQQVRNAIFHSIDRESLLSDIFDNYGSVAPIPPFLGSAYPSRASDYQLLKARRILSSSGWQLIDGERIKNGARLKLDLVYHRTTLKHKIASRIRSNLAASGIIVQLRPMKSVEAVLEQVRKGLYKDMALLSLKVFPDMPLKSLFHSEYIPNSENDYYGWNLGFWNNKRTDRVLDEISQAFDEGERRKLMQRFSQIYQEDLPAVPLLIRPHFGILNTNLVNVHFPGHGYHSSLFSSGWSTLEDDDKGIF encoded by the coding sequence TTGACTCATCGAATTCTCTTGAGCATCGCGCTTTTGCTCCCTATGATCCTGGAAGCAAAGACCCTCAACATCGCGATGAAGCAGCACATGCAATCGTTCTATCCCATTCAGCAGAGCCCTGGGGATAGTAACTTCATAAGAAATCTGGTTGTTCCTCCCATCATTGCGATCAATCAAAACCAGCAATGGACCTGCATTATATGCTCTCATTTGCCAAAACTATCAAATCAGGGCGTGGAGGTTTTTGAAGAACCTGATGAAAATGGCTTTATCATGGTCAGCCACTGGCAGATTTCAAGACGCTATCAGTGGGATGATGGCAAGCCACTTTCTGGATTCGATGTTAAGTTTACAATTGAGCACATGAAAAAACAGGGTCATCATTTTCCAGAGCTTAAGATCACTATAAATCACAAAAACCCTCGTAAGTTTTCCATGTGGATGAAAGAAGCTAGGCCAGATTTTTATCAGACTCTCGCGATTTCACTATTACCACACCAGAAAGCACAGCTCCTTAAGGCCATTTCACGCAACCCTAAACAAGCAAATCAACAGATCAGCCTTTCTCAAGGCCTTTCCTATGGCCCCTATCGTCTAGAACAAGATAGCAAGACGATGACCCTAAGGGAAAATCGATACTATCAGGGTCTCAAAAATGACTTTAAATCCATTCACATCACCTTCGTAAATTCTGCCAAGGACCTTTTTCGAGCCCTTAAATCAGGTGCCATCGATATGGTTGCTGATGGTGAATTGGACTATGATGATATCAAGCCATTGCTAAGTGATAACAAGATCAAGTCGCAATGGAAGCTAGCTCATTCACTCAGCCCAACAACTGATATCCTCTACTTCAACCTTAGAAACCCCTATCTTGCAGATCAGCAGGTACGCAACGCCATTTTCCATAGCATCGATAGGGAAAGCCTACTCTCGGATATTTTCGACAACTACGGCTCAGTCGCACCTATCCCACCTTTTTTAGGCAGTGCTTATCCAAGCCGTGCATCAGACTACCAATTGCTCAAGGCTCGTCGTATCTTAAGCTCCTCAGGCTGGCAACTCATTGATGGGGAACGGATTAAGAATGGCGCTCGTTTGAAGCTGGATCTCGTCTATCATCGCACTACCTTGAAGCATAAAATCGCGAGCCGGATTCGTTCCAACCTAGCTGCCTCAGGCATCATTGTGCAACTCCGGCCTATGAAGTCCGTCGAAGCAGTTCTCGAACAGGTGCGCAAAGGACTTTACAAAGATATGGCTTTGCTATCGCTCAAAGTCTTTCCAGATATGCCACTCAAATCACTATTCCACTCAGAGTACATCCCCAACTCAGAAAACGACTACTACGGATGGAACCTTGGATTTTGGAACAATAAAAGAACGGATCGAGTTCTTGACGAGATTAGCCAGGCGTTTGACGAAGGGGAGCGACGCAAGTTGATGCAGCGCTTTTCACAGATTTATCAGGAAGACTTACCTGCAGTCCCACTGTTGATAAGGCCACATTTCGGGATTTTGAACACGAATCTAGTGAATGTTCATTTCCCTGGTCACGGCTATCATAGTAGCTTGTTTTCATCTGGCTGGAGCACCTTGGAAGATGATGATAAGGGAATTTTCTAG
- a CDS encoding amidohydrolase family protein, with product MKQLSPIGPEGAIFHDLLIIPGHSEKPLLDGAIYIKGSDIIDVGTLAEVESRNPSSPKVSMKGYLACPGLVNAHTHASMSFFRDLGHDRVLPTTPGNSMIEDFFFPSEKELTADLIEPLAYSYLVDGLKSGVTFFGDAYFFARGTCQAIDRLGVRGAVAEHHADLGGPLPAGRELWKKTKAWIEDWDFPTITPVVYAHAADTVSREFMNELNDFAVQNQLPFHMHLSQTSGERDRVLTRERMSPVAFAKECGVLRPKTLLVHLLSADEQDIKLLADSGATAGLCPVSEILYEHAPLGRQFVEAGIPIALGTDCAASNDGSDILNEAKVFGLMLRMQGLDHSKSSPHFLLDTITKNGAEALGSPWVGAIKPNKKADIVFMKTGLGVEPQSDPMVNFFYTMGAKQVRHVMVDGQWVLVDGELAKVSEADLRDQFIQALKEIKSRTNLPMTVPTA from the coding sequence ATGAAGCAGCTATCTCCTATTGGCCCAGAGGGTGCGATTTTCCATGATTTACTGATCATCCCTGGTCATTCTGAAAAGCCTCTACTTGACGGTGCTATTTATATCAAGGGGTCCGATATTATCGATGTGGGGACCCTGGCCGAGGTAGAATCTCGCAACCCTTCCAGTCCCAAGGTGTCTATGAAGGGCTATCTTGCTTGCCCTGGTTTGGTGAATGCCCATACCCATGCTTCCATGTCATTTTTTCGAGATCTTGGTCACGATCGCGTGCTGCCAACTACACCTGGCAATAGTATGATCGAGGACTTCTTTTTTCCTTCAGAAAAGGAGTTGACCGCTGATCTTATCGAACCCCTAGCCTACTCCTATCTGGTGGATGGCTTGAAGTCGGGAGTCACATTTTTTGGGGATGCATACTTTTTTGCCAGGGGAACCTGTCAGGCGATCGATCGGTTGGGTGTTCGCGGTGCTGTTGCTGAGCATCACGCCGACCTTGGTGGGCCACTGCCTGCGGGGCGTGAACTTTGGAAAAAGACTAAGGCGTGGATTGAGGACTGGGACTTCCCGACGATCACGCCGGTAGTCTATGCTCATGCAGCCGATACAGTGTCCCGCGAGTTCATGAATGAGTTGAATGACTTCGCAGTGCAAAATCAGCTACCATTTCACATGCATCTATCCCAAACATCAGGAGAGCGAGACAGGGTATTGACCCGTGAACGTATGAGTCCGGTAGCATTTGCTAAAGAGTGTGGAGTTTTAAGACCTAAGACACTTCTAGTGCACTTACTCAGTGCGGATGAACAGGATATCAAGCTTCTCGCAGACTCGGGGGCGACTGCTGGATTGTGTCCTGTTTCAGAAATCCTGTACGAACACGCACCTCTGGGGAGGCAGTTTGTTGAGGCTGGTATTCCGATCGCGCTGGGTACAGATTGTGCAGCTTCCAATGATGGGAGTGATATTCTAAACGAGGCGAAGGTATTCGGTCTGATGCTGCGAATGCAGGGTTTGGATCATAGCAAGAGTTCGCCTCACTTTTTACTCGATACGATCACGAAAAATGGTGCTGAAGCCTTGGGGTCTCCATGGGTTGGGGCAATCAAACCGAACAAGAAAGCTGACATTGTCTTTATGAAAACTGGTTTAGGCGTCGAGCCACAGTCAGACCCTATGGTGAACTTCTTCTATACCATGGGAGCCAAGCAGGTTCGCCATGTGATGGTTGATGGTCAGTGGGTTTTGGTGGACGGAGAGTTAGCTAAAGTAAGTGAAGCGGACCTAAGAGACCAGTTTATCCAAGCTCTAAAGGAGATCAAGTCAAGGACCAATCTCCCGATGACTGTACCGACAGCGTAG
- a CDS encoding DUF1585 domain-containing protein: MRPFIYILIVLLELPVLGQADYNQALRRAQYLLNGTIPTDDEFTAHAASDTAYRDAVRQMILDDRFYDAVLRYHQRIFGVGLPDEYLEELLNEDIDGKQDKFASITCWRSSGENARFRCTWTSQLEESQGAGCPSSWETATSVFWYPGISAWVCPSVLNTCGHDLSKCFIQYWDENEAKNSELGTTETFDSRFAVINSLSKQAAGIATAVAVENYPYTKILEPGLTAVDGAIAHFYLQDHHFKIDQLNLNPQVLDLIPEVPLTDTRFKLIKAGGDNYARGGVISSFGWLRRYDKHRTRANELYKRLLCRNFTADLPAVFPQDPGNLREAPGCSDCHSVLDPMADFFLAWGEGAEIYEGQATQVDTFFGTCQGSTVQELAGCIQNLPGFGKCTVQNVWEWFMGRGFYNEEEALRDALANYFQTTDYSFRELVYAIATHPAFIEGTRSDAIVTDPLADPPLGEIPTVTVECNETIDYATHIQPLSSTYCENCHSAGSSRQDLTTEAQWQSLGSVALGMMRSGVMPPNPSSSELVQFADNVQCWLEQ; this comes from the coding sequence ATGCGACCCTTCATTTATATCCTGATAGTTTTACTAGAGCTGCCAGTCCTTGGACAGGCAGACTATAATCAAGCCCTTCGCCGGGCTCAGTATTTGTTGAACGGGACTATCCCAACCGATGATGAGTTTACAGCCCATGCTGCCAGTGATACGGCTTATCGCGATGCCGTTAGGCAGATGATTCTGGACGATCGTTTCTACGATGCAGTATTGCGCTATCACCAACGGATCTTCGGGGTTGGTTTGCCCGATGAGTACTTAGAAGAACTCCTTAACGAGGATATCGATGGAAAGCAGGATAAGTTTGCATCCATCACCTGCTGGCGAAGTTCTGGCGAGAATGCCCGATTTCGCTGTACGTGGACAAGCCAATTAGAAGAAAGCCAAGGTGCTGGTTGCCCATCGAGCTGGGAAACAGCCACGTCTGTGTTCTGGTATCCTGGTATTTCTGCTTGGGTGTGTCCATCTGTGCTGAATACTTGCGGTCATGATTTAAGCAAGTGCTTTATCCAGTATTGGGATGAAAACGAAGCCAAGAACTCTGAGCTTGGTACTACTGAAACATTCGATTCGCGCTTTGCTGTGATCAATTCGCTCAGCAAGCAGGCAGCAGGGATTGCTACAGCCGTAGCAGTCGAAAACTATCCTTACACTAAAATTCTTGAGCCTGGTCTAACAGCTGTGGATGGAGCCATAGCTCACTTTTACTTGCAGGATCATCACTTTAAGATTGACCAGCTCAACCTGAATCCCCAAGTCTTAGACCTCATCCCTGAAGTACCGCTTACAGACACCAGATTCAAGCTGATCAAGGCTGGAGGTGATAACTACGCTCGGGGTGGTGTGATATCCTCTTTTGGTTGGCTAAGGCGATACGACAAACACCGAACCCGAGCCAACGAGTTGTATAAGCGTTTGCTTTGTCGCAACTTTACAGCAGACTTACCTGCTGTATTTCCGCAAGATCCAGGAAACTTAAGAGAGGCTCCAGGGTGCTCCGATTGTCATTCGGTTTTAGATCCGATGGCTGACTTTTTTTTGGCTTGGGGCGAAGGAGCTGAAATCTATGAGGGTCAGGCAACGCAGGTTGATACCTTTTTCGGAACCTGCCAAGGGTCTACCGTTCAGGAGCTTGCGGGCTGTATTCAAAACCTCCCGGGTTTTGGGAAATGCACTGTGCAGAACGTTTGGGAATGGTTTATGGGGCGAGGCTTCTACAATGAGGAAGAAGCTCTACGAGACGCATTGGCAAACTACTTTCAAACCACGGACTATAGCTTCCGCGAGCTAGTTTATGCCATCGCTACCCATCCAGCCTTCATCGAAGGCACCCGCAGTGATGCGATCGTTACCGACCCCTTAGCTGATCCGCCATTAGGAGAAATCCCGACGGTAACTGTCGAATGCAATGAAACCATAGATTACGCCACACACATTCAACCTCTAAGTTCTACCTACTGTGAGAACTGTCACAGTGCAGGAAGCTCGCGGCAAGATCTCACGACCGAAGCGCAGTGGCAGTCCCTAGGTAGTGTAGCACTTGGTATGATGCGATCCGGGGTTATGCCCCCCAACCCCTCAAGCTCGGAGTTGGTGCAGTTCGCAGATAACGTACAATGTTGGCTGGAGCAATAA
- a CDS encoding single-stranded-DNA-specific exonuclease RecJ: protein MGKKFQLWQPRSTDCPESFSHLANIVKDNRKFEEIVQLNYGDHGLQDALDSITRAIKENKRIALYADYDVDGTMSCVSWIWFLKAIGYDNVLHYIPCRFEEGYGLNLDAVKHLIHEEKAELIITMDTGITANVEAAYCRNQGVEFICTDHHKIQQDKMPDCVILNPKLHPEEAYQELCGCGITFVLLRQLGREFPISSLVWNDILALVGMATICDVVPLNGVNHKLANLGVQALFRSQRPVLKEILRACSIGDQIDEKDVGFRIGPRINAVGRLKHADLVIQAFIDENPGDLIKYMGQCNEERKLIQAKIVEEAHHEAQKYDNDRVLFLGGDWHSGVVGIAASKIAEAYWRPTWMFGRKDGMCKGSARSIPGFDVTLAMQAVGELFAKFGGHAAAGGFSFPEEREPEIRMALNRYAEDIYESLPDIWQSKIHYDCELPLDLANLKLADELSNMKPFGHGFEEPKFTLQADIRNVVFYRDKITGEPKHTAVTIHHPFGSQKIMFFNEVHEELEFTKTARFIVSASKNTFRGTTSLSLMGVDWESVC from the coding sequence GTGGGCAAAAAATTCCAACTCTGGCAACCCCGATCAACAGACTGCCCCGAGTCATTTTCCCACTTAGCAAATATCGTAAAAGACAATCGAAAGTTCGAAGAGATCGTACAATTGAATTACGGCGATCACGGCCTTCAGGATGCTCTCGACTCTATTACCCGGGCTATCAAAGAGAATAAGAGGATCGCTCTCTACGCAGACTACGATGTTGATGGCACCATGAGTTGCGTCAGTTGGATATGGTTCCTCAAGGCAATTGGCTACGATAACGTGCTCCACTATATACCCTGTCGCTTTGAGGAGGGTTACGGGCTCAACCTGGATGCTGTGAAGCATCTGATCCATGAGGAAAAAGCGGAACTGATAATCACAATGGATACGGGGATCACAGCTAACGTAGAAGCTGCTTACTGCCGGAATCAGGGTGTGGAGTTTATCTGCACGGATCACCACAAAATCCAGCAGGATAAAATGCCCGACTGTGTGATTTTGAACCCTAAACTTCACCCTGAAGAGGCCTACCAAGAGCTCTGTGGCTGCGGCATCACCTTCGTTCTCCTGAGGCAGTTAGGGCGAGAGTTCCCAATCAGCAGCTTAGTCTGGAACGATATCCTAGCCTTGGTTGGGATGGCCACCATCTGTGATGTGGTACCCCTCAATGGAGTCAACCATAAGCTAGCCAATCTAGGGGTTCAGGCTTTGTTTCGAAGCCAGCGTCCAGTACTCAAGGAAATTCTGCGGGCCTGTTCCATCGGTGATCAGATCGATGAAAAAGACGTTGGTTTTCGTATCGGTCCTCGTATCAATGCCGTGGGTCGGCTGAAGCATGCTGACTTGGTAATTCAGGCATTTATTGATGAAAATCCTGGTGATCTCATCAAATACATGGGGCAGTGTAACGAGGAACGTAAGCTGATTCAGGCTAAAATCGTTGAAGAGGCTCATCACGAAGCTCAGAAATATGACAACGACAGGGTCTTATTTCTAGGTGGTGACTGGCACTCAGGTGTGGTTGGGATTGCGGCCAGTAAAATTGCAGAAGCATACTGGCGACCAACTTGGATGTTTGGCCGCAAAGACGGTATGTGCAAAGGGTCGGCACGATCGATCCCCGGCTTTGATGTGACCCTTGCGATGCAGGCTGTGGGAGAGCTATTTGCCAAGTTTGGAGGTCACGCCGCAGCGGGAGGGTTTAGTTTCCCCGAAGAGCGGGAGCCTGAGATTCGTATGGCTTTGAATCGCTATGCAGAGGATATCTACGAAAGCTTGCCCGATATTTGGCAAAGTAAAATTCATTATGACTGCGAGCTACCTCTTGATCTTGCTAACCTGAAATTAGCCGACGAGCTTTCCAACATGAAACCTTTTGGTCACGGTTTCGAAGAGCCTAAGTTCACACTCCAAGCTGATATTCGCAATGTGGTTTTTTATCGGGACAAAATCACTGGTGAACCTAAACACACGGCGGTGACAATACATCACCCTTTTGGCTCGCAAAAGATTATGTTTTTTAACGAAGTGCACGAAGAATTAGAGTTTACCAAAACAGCCCGCTTTATTGTTTCCGCTAGTAAAAATACCTTCCGGGGAACGACTTCTTTATCATTGATGGGTGTCGACTGGGAATCCGTTTGCTAA
- a CDS encoding superoxide dismutase: MAFTLPELPYPKDALSPHISAETLDFHHGKHHNAYVTKLNGLVDGTPNAEKSLEDIIKSSEGGLFNNAAQVWNHTFYWNCLSPNGGGEPSGAVADAINKNFGSFAEFKEKFTNAALTQFGSGWAWLVKKSDGGLDIMQTANAGCPITENVTPLLTCDVWEHAYYVDYRNARPKYVDAFWSLVNWDFVASQMS; encoded by the coding sequence ATGGCTTTTACTCTTCCAGAGCTACCATATCCAAAAGACGCCCTAAGCCCACACATTTCGGCGGAAACACTAGACTTTCATCATGGCAAGCACCACAACGCCTATGTAACAAAGCTCAATGGTCTCGTAGACGGAACTCCCAACGCTGAAAAATCTCTCGAAGATATCATCAAGTCCTCTGAGGGCGGATTGTTTAACAACGCAGCTCAGGTGTGGAACCACACATTTTACTGGAACTGCCTATCACCAAACGGCGGCGGTGAGCCTTCAGGAGCTGTTGCTGACGCTATCAATAAGAACTTCGGGTCTTTCGCTGAGTTCAAAGAGAAGTTTACCAATGCAGCACTTACTCAGTTTGGCTCAGGATGGGCTTGGCTTGTAAAAAAATCTGACGGTGGCCTCGATATCATGCAAACAGCTAATGCCGGCTGCCCGATCACTGAGAACGTCACGCCACTTCTGACTTGCGACGTCTGGGAACACGCATACTACGTTGACTACCGCAACGCACGACCAAAGTATGTCGATGCTTTCTGGAGCCTAGTCAACTGGGATTTTGTTGCGTCTCAGATGAGCTAA
- a CDS encoding DUF1501 domain-containing protein translates to MSNEKKKHISLAQMYHPKVAAEVSRRQLLQSGVSLTGYMSMASLFGQRALAQSAFPVQRRLVWINMRGGWDILEITDPKPASTSGIDMTYDWGLAPQLSNGTDRVGRWLTRLASQQGDDMLVVRGLNMGTTSHMAGSVYMDTGILSNAGNVNSASIPAIVASESDATIPIIQLNGGSDPITDRGLLNPVSVVRAQNLELYRSMYPDTDETLNQKLLMLDHLNNSIAKAQAVQGENDRLTDLSNAQAKVRVQFENDVGAKLALTDEDRAPFTVDAPTTLNSGQSDPFALALKMLKNDLVSCVNLGIGGFDTHANQERSMQPIVERFDYLLSTFMTELRSAGQLDNTLIVVYSDFGRTPKVNTRNGRDHWPFGGALMLGGGINGGRAVGVTDDDLRAVNVNTTTGLEDSSGITLKPTHLGGSVLELTLGSSYLQYRSYLESIPALTQLKS, encoded by the coding sequence ATGTCAAATGAAAAGAAGAAGCATATATCTCTCGCGCAGATGTACCACCCTAAAGTCGCTGCAGAAGTCAGTCGTCGTCAGCTCCTTCAATCAGGAGTTAGCCTTACAGGGTACATGAGCATGGCGAGTCTCTTTGGGCAGCGTGCCTTGGCGCAATCCGCGTTTCCTGTTCAAAGACGCCTTGTCTGGATCAATATGAGGGGTGGTTGGGATATTCTTGAGATCACAGATCCTAAGCCAGCGTCCACCTCTGGCATTGACATGACCTACGATTGGGGACTTGCACCCCAATTATCGAACGGCACCGATCGCGTCGGTCGATGGTTGACCCGTTTGGCATCGCAACAGGGCGATGATATGCTTGTGGTTCGTGGCTTGAATATGGGTACTACCTCCCACATGGCGGGTAGCGTCTACATGGATACAGGTATCTTGAGCAACGCAGGAAACGTAAATTCAGCATCAATTCCAGCGATTGTTGCATCGGAAAGTGATGCTACGATTCCCATCATTCAGTTAAACGGAGGCTCAGACCCTATTACGGACCGTGGACTTCTCAATCCTGTTTCAGTGGTACGGGCTCAGAATTTGGAGCTTTATCGTTCTATGTACCCTGATACCGATGAAACCTTGAACCAGAAGCTTCTTATGCTCGATCATCTGAATAACTCCATAGCCAAAGCTCAGGCCGTTCAGGGTGAAAACGATAGGCTCACTGATCTGTCTAATGCCCAGGCTAAAGTGAGAGTTCAGTTTGAAAACGATGTGGGGGCCAAGTTAGCTCTCACGGACGAAGACCGAGCGCCATTTACTGTAGATGCTCCGACGACATTGAACTCTGGGCAGTCTGATCCCTTTGCCCTTGCCTTAAAGATGTTGAAAAACGACCTGGTATCCTGTGTAAACTTAGGAATCGGCGGTTTCGATACCCATGCGAATCAGGAACGATCGATGCAGCCGATTGTGGAACGTTTTGATTACCTGCTATCGACTTTCATGACCGAGCTACGTAGCGCAGGTCAGTTGGATAATACCCTGATTGTCGTCTATTCAGATTTCGGGCGTACTCCGAAGGTCAACACTCGCAATGGTCGTGATCACTGGCCCTTTGGCGGAGCGCTAATGCTTGGCGGCGGCATTAACGGTGGTCGTGCCGTAGGGGTCACGGACGATGACCTTCGTGCTGTCAACGTTAATACTACGACTGGTTTGGAAGATTCTTCGGGAATTACGTTAAAACCCACTCATCTTGGTGGTAGCGTGTTAGAATTAACTCTGGGTTCTAGCTACCTCCAATATCGCAGTTATTTGGAAAGTATTCCAGCCTTAACCCAGCTAAAGTCTTGA
- a CDS encoding adenylate/guanylate cyclase domain-containing protein yields MLSKVKWLQQPNVSHTWALTSVLIWVGLLFAFQDTQIASDVDNKISLPSYFRLRHELSKGPELHKKIKVFGVDDSTVSWLKSPNLTMEQWSQLLLDIDRRKPKAIIIDAMFSIANIPSDRVAESQQAIEAMSAIESRVIVGAFAAPKVVPFRQKISLDNPAYELKNYIHLPENLYSDPEKVARSLNLYPARGGHIYGPDPVLRPYFKHVGQILYSGNSRFIPFLRIDDTTAIPHFMIFADDEPKFYKGKLYLRKAKISTYEDGTAPINFNSFRYYLGKTTALRFLMEDRYKEKYLNLVNEGDYVYIIPAFYTGNTDFKQTPFGPMPAGYTHLSVLNSILNQDWLVPINYKRTFIVIAACLGAALAVKVNSIGFALSIVVGLSAWVSIAMYLFAFKGLLVPLVFPAISFIGPLITIFVEKSRVAEKKSQYIRNALEGSIRPRELETLAREPNRVNFEARERVVTVMFIDVVGFSLLAENQLPRIAFDSLKQTLSEISRIVHEYGGIVNKNLGDGLLCFFGYSLERDETTFDHAEKALECAIKIQKENVPKMLAAAEKKEPVHPLRIGINTSSVYLGNLGTENRIDFTVVGNGVNFAKRLEGACEPHSVLMGGTTRELVEPLGIYQDGLKKRLIEIKHHHEMVESWEYDPYWDELEMRVAANNAYRSSTHQARAEKRWRVDLPDNLIVTTNMGTGELVNFSSTGLSIKLPSLLVKGAVLTLNLDSSDGRLKKKLEAQGLGTISIEVRWGFQDNKGYLHGVRFRHVTTEQTMFVVEQLCKFGLAGQAWQKSGSPDDQAS; encoded by the coding sequence ATGCTAAGTAAAGTCAAGTGGTTACAACAGCCGAATGTAAGCCACACTTGGGCTTTGACCAGCGTATTGATCTGGGTCGGGTTGCTATTTGCATTTCAGGATACGCAGATCGCAAGCGACGTGGATAACAAAATTAGCCTGCCTAGCTATTTTAGGCTTCGCCATGAGTTAAGCAAAGGGCCAGAATTACATAAGAAAATCAAGGTTTTTGGGGTTGACGATAGCACCGTCTCTTGGCTGAAGAGCCCGAATCTGACCATGGAGCAATGGTCGCAGCTCCTCTTAGATATCGATCGAAGAAAACCGAAGGCCATCATTATCGATGCCATGTTTTCGATAGCCAATATTCCTAGCGATCGTGTCGCAGAATCCCAACAGGCCATTGAGGCCATGTCAGCGATCGAGTCTCGGGTCATAGTAGGAGCGTTCGCTGCACCAAAAGTAGTGCCGTTTCGACAAAAAATCTCACTGGATAACCCTGCTTACGAGCTAAAAAACTATATTCACTTGCCGGAAAATCTATATAGCGATCCTGAAAAGGTCGCTAGGAGCCTGAACCTCTATCCAGCGCGTGGAGGGCACATCTACGGGCCGGACCCAGTGTTACGGCCATATTTTAAGCACGTGGGTCAGATACTTTACTCCGGAAATAGCCGCTTCATCCCATTTTTAAGAATCGACGATACCACCGCAATTCCTCACTTTATGATCTTTGCCGACGATGAGCCGAAGTTCTATAAGGGCAAGCTTTACTTGCGCAAGGCAAAGATATCAACCTATGAAGATGGAACAGCCCCTATTAACTTCAATTCCTTTCGTTACTACTTAGGTAAGACAACGGCGCTTCGATTTCTTATGGAGGATCGCTACAAGGAAAAGTATCTCAACCTGGTTAACGAGGGTGATTATGTTTATATCATTCCTGCATTCTATACCGGTAATACCGACTTCAAACAAACTCCGTTTGGGCCAATGCCTGCGGGCTATACTCACTTGTCGGTTCTTAATAGCATTTTGAATCAAGATTGGCTGGTGCCAATCAACTACAAGAGGACATTTATCGTTATTGCTGCTTGCCTTGGTGCAGCTCTAGCGGTGAAAGTGAATTCGATTGGCTTTGCTCTATCGATCGTTGTTGGCTTGAGTGCTTGGGTTAGCATTGCCATGTATCTATTTGCTTTCAAGGGGCTATTGGTGCCTTTGGTGTTTCCAGCGATCAGCTTCATAGGCCCTCTGATCACCATTTTTGTCGAGAAATCGCGAGTTGCTGAGAAAAAGTCTCAATACATTCGCAATGCGCTTGAGGGTAGTATTCGGCCCAGAGAATTGGAGACTCTTGCCCGAGAACCAAATCGTGTTAACTTTGAAGCAAGGGAGCGAGTTGTTACGGTGATGTTTATTGATGTGGTGGGCTTCTCCCTTCTTGCGGAGAATCAACTGCCTCGAATTGCGTTCGACTCCCTAAAACAAACCTTGTCTGAAATATCACGGATCGTTCACGAGTACGGCGGGATTGTAAATAAAAACTTAGGCGATGGACTTCTCTGCTTTTTTGGTTACTCCCTAGAAAGGGATGAAACGACTTTCGATCATGCCGAAAAAGCTTTGGAGTGCGCCATCAAAATTCAAAAGGAAAACGTTCCCAAGATGCTCGCAGCAGCGGAGAAAAAGGAACCTGTTCACCCGCTTCGCATTGGTATCAATACGTCTTCTGTGTATCTGGGCAACTTAGGAACCGAAAATCGTATTGATTTCACAGTGGTTGGTAATGGGGTGAACTTTGCGAAGCGGCTTGAAGGAGCTTGTGAGCCTCACTCGGTTTTGATGGGGGGCACCACTCGCGAATTAGTTGAGCCCTTGGGGATTTATCAGGATGGGCTTAAGAAACGTTTGATTGAGATTAAACACCACCATGAAATGGTAGAGTCTTGGGAATATGATCCCTATTGGGATGAGTTGGAGATGAGGGTTGCAGCAAACAATGCCTATCGATCGTCGACCCATCAGGCCCGCGCTGAAAAGCGCTGGCGCGTGGACCTGCCTGATAATTTGATTGTGACGACGAACATGGGAACCGGTGAGCTTGTGAACTTCTCCAGTACTGGATTAAGCATCAAACTACCAAGTCTATTGGTTAAAGGGGCAGTTCTGACTTTGAATCTTGATTCGTCTGATGGTAGGCTGAAAAAGAAACTTGAAGCCCAAGGCTTAGGAACCATTTCCATTGAGGTCCGCTGGGGGTTTCAGGACAATAAAGGCTATCTCCACGGGGTTCGGTTTCGTCATGTAACCACTGAGCAAACCATGTTCGTTGTTGAACAACTCTGTAAATTCGGGCTCGCGGGGCAAGCATGGCAAAAGAGCGGTTCACCTGATGATCAAGCATCTTAA